The Podospora pseudopauciseta strain CBS 411.78 chromosome 2 map unlocalized CBS411.78m_2, whole genome shotgun sequence genome has a window encoding:
- a CDS encoding uncharacterized protein (COG:J; SMCOG1042:O-methyltransferase; EggNog:ENOG503P0FQ; antiSMASH:Cluster_4) — protein sequence MQRQPSDFLRGLALHTQLVACLQWLCEFQVLACIPLDDAVPFKDVADICGVPEGQLFRVSRLMITSGFLQEPQQGHVAHSPLSAQFVTEPALLDAVMFLSGTAAPASLKMANATRQYGASDRSDQSAYTVAFDTGVPIASVFELQPRLQRQFGTYLESVTNGDQAGTRDVLMRVDWGSLGNATVVDRNYDNSDHQSQVGAHSSATAAGLVALFPTLQFIVQMYEAPSTTTPSSSDLPCLPHLPAALPPVPGIGFSDHNAKVTLQKRSLGTSQPVRNAAIYILHLPSPTPSLKWSTIAIHATAELTAHVDVLRANPGSRLILTALVLPPPGTVDVEVEATARLRDISLLQLSNGRHAEKVEVVDLLNGIRDSSGGFVVTDEIRCPSSPFVALEIRYQSYDDLRR from the exons ATGCAGCGACAACCTAGCGATTTCCTTCGGGGCCTAGCCCTTCAC ACTCAACTGGTTGCCTGTCTCCAATGGCTGTGCGAATTCCAGGTGTTGGCATGTATCCCGCTCGACGACGCTGTTCCTTTCAAGGATGTGGCCGATATCTGTGGCGTGCCAGAGGGTCAGCTCTTCCGAGTCAGCCGCCTGATGATCACTTCGGGATTCCTTCAGGAGCCCCAGCAGGGTCATGTCGCCCACAGCCCTTTATCGGCGCAGTTTGTGACCGAGCCGGCACTTCTCGACGCGGTCATGTTTCTTTCGGGCACCGCTGCCCCGGCCTCGTTGAAGATGGCAAATGCCACCAGGCAGTACGGAGCTTCAGACCGCTCCGATCAGTCTGCCTACACAGTTGCCTTTGATACCGGCGTTCCTATAGCCAGTGTCTTTGAGCTACAACCCAGACTCCAGCGCCAGTTTGGCACTTATCTTGAATCCGTTACAAACGGCGACCAAGCCGGAACCCGCGATGTGCTGATGCGGGTGGACTGGGGCAGCTTGGGAAATGCCACGGTGGTGGAC CGAAACTACGATAACTCTGACCACCAATCGCAGGTTGGCGCTCACTCGTCCGCTACAGCGGCTGGCCTGGTGGCTTTGTTTCCGACACTCCAGTTCATCGTACAAATGTATGAAGctccttcaaccaccacaccctcctcttctgatTTACCCtgtctcccccacctccctgcCGCCCTCCCACCGGTCCCTGGAATCGGGTTCTCGGATCACAATGCCAAGGTCACCCTTCAGAAACGGTCTCTAGGGACCTCGCAACCGGTACGGAATGCCGCCATCTACATTCTACACCTCCcgtctccaaccccatccctCAAGTGGAGTACTATCGCCATCCACGCCACTGCAGAGCTTACCGCACACGTCGATGTGCTGCGGGCCAATCCAGGGTCCCGACTCATTCTGACGGCCCTGGTTCTCCCGCCTCCAGGTACGGTGGACGTTGAAGTTGAGGCGACGGCACGGTTGCGAGATATTTCCCTGCTGCAGCTCTCCAACGGCCGCCACGCGGAaaaggttgaggtggtggaccTCCTAAACGGTATCCGCGATAGCTCAGGAGGGTTTGTGGTCACGGATGAGATCCGATGCCCAAGCAGCCCGTTTGTGGCGCTGGAGATTCGATATCAGTCCTACGATGATCTTAGGCGCTGA
- a CDS encoding uncharacterized protein (SMCOG1034:cytochrome P450; COG:Q; EggNog:ENOG503P14Z; antiSMASH:Cluster_4) encodes MTIGFHRLYFHPLRNHPGPRLWAVSRLPWLYSTVKGTIIQDLKAFHEQYGPVVRVAPNELSYTTPAAAKPIYQSNPEFPKDPMHLPPFHNGTPGILAADHQNHRRYRRLLSGAFSDRGMRAQQNMIQHHVDLLVSQLKQAASQDNNNNSNNNNNNNNSVDMCQWYNWTTFDIIGDLAFGESFGCLSNAATHEWIASIQGNVKAIPVINAIRRLRLDWIIPLIAPRKLLAMRARNAKFTEDRVDARRGLGTTTPRGDLWDGVMEGMSRDEMISNASAIVLAGSETSATLLSGCTWLLLRNPEVLGRLTEHVRGSFGDESEIDLISVGKLDYMLAVLDEALRLYPPVPMQSNRVVTGKGGASIAGGWVPEGTSVALQLYAACRSSSNFHRPNEFLPERWLGGKDGGAFADDRREVSQPFSIGPRNCIGRQLAYAEMRLILAKILWHFDLELDCAKMQGRDWMGGQGVWILWDKPPLWVTVRPRPRSRLV; translated from the exons ATGACGATAGGATTCCATCGCCTATACTTCCACCCACTCCGGAACCACCCAGGACCACGATTGTGGGCCGTCTCACGTCTCCCCTGGCTCTACAGCACAGTCAAAGGCACCATTATCCAAGACCTCAAAGCCTTCCATGAACAATACGGCCCCGTAGTTCGAGTAGCACCCAACGAGCTATcatacaccacccccgccgcaGCAAAGCCAATCTACCAGTCCAACCCGGAATTCCCGAAGGACCCCAtgcacctccccccctttcacAACGGAACACCAGGCATCCTCGCCGCagaccaccaaaaccaccggcgctaccgccgcctcctctcgGGAGCCTTCTCCGACCGGGGAATGCGCGCCCAGCAAAACATGATCCAGCATCATGTCGACCTGCTAGTCTCACAACTCAAACAGGCGGCGTcacaagacaacaacaacaacagcaacaacaacaacaacaacaacaactcggTAGACATGTGCCAATGGTACAACTGGACAACCTTTGACATCATCGGCGACCTCGCCTTTGGCGAATCCTTTGGCTGCCTCTCCAACGCGGCCACGCACGAGTGGATCGCGTCCATCCAGGGAAACGTCAAGGCCATCCCCGTCATCAACGCCATCCGCCGGCTGAGGCTGGACTGGATCATCCCTTTGATCGCCCCCAGGAAACTCCTCGCCATGCGGGCTCGCAACGCAAAGTTCACCGAGGACAGGGTGGACGCCCGGAGAGGGCTCGGGACAACGACGCCACGGGGTGACTTGTGGGATGGTGTGATGGAGGGCATGTCTCGGGACGAGATGATCAGCAACGCCAGCGCCATTGTCCTTGCGGGGAGCGAGACCTCGGCCACGCTGCTGAGCGGGTGCacgtggctgctgctgcggaaCCCCGAGGTGCTGGGGAGACTGACGGAGCATGTACGGGGGTCGTTTGGGGATGAGTCGGAGATTGACCTGATTAGTGTGGGGAAGCTAGATTACATGCTCGCTGTGCTGGATGAGGCTTTGAGGTTGTACCCGCCTGTTCCTATGCAGAGTAACCGTGTGGTGACTGGCAAAGGGGGGGCCTCGATTGCGGGTGGATGGGTTCCTGAAGGG ACCTCAGTGGCACTCCAGCTCTACGCGGCATGTAGATCCAGCAGTAACTTCCACCGGCCGAATGAATTTCTCCCTGAGCGCTGGCTCGGGGGAAAGGACGGGGGTGCCTTTGCCGATGACCGGCGTGAGGTATCCCAGCCGTTCAGCATCGGTCCCCGCAACTGTATCGGCCGCCAGCTCGCCTACGCCGAGATGCGGCTCATCCTGGCCAAGATCTTGTGGCACTTTGACCTGGAGCTTGATTGCGCCAAGATGCAGGGCCGCGATTGGATGGGGGGCCAGGGGGTTTGGATCCTGTGGGATAAGCCACCGCTCTGGGTGACGGTGCGTCCCAGGCCGCGTTCCCGACTTGTTTGA
- a CDS encoding uncharacterized protein (antiSMASH:Cluster_4; SMCOG1001:short-chain dehydrogenase/reductase SDR; COG:Q; EggNog:ENOG503NZWB), whose translation MDPISTNVNLSTLRGKSALITGGASGLGLATALAWASAGAHVTVADIQPPPDSLPNNIKYVQCDVTNWDSQVQAFKTAIISSPTQALDIVATFAGTAFMPGNQVDHVLAAGQPSLAADPAKPNIRNIEVNLIGVYYSSWLALYYLRLLPPAGGSEGAKPDKSLILVASIGAYMDSPKASTYPASKFGVRGLFRSTRARTLDIGVRCNLLAPWFVDTPLVAPIKNAMAARGVEMARVLDFVSVEACVEAASYCAVDGGVHGRALAIQPEGTFDLKDDYEDGWAGDQLRPIMKRRRQAGFDA comes from the exons ATGgaccccatctccaccaacgtcaacctctccaccctccgcGGTAAATCAGCCCTCATCACTGGCGGCGCCTccggcctcggccttgccaccgccctcgcctgGGCATCCGCCGGAGCCCACGTCACAGTCGCCGacatccaacccccccctgACTCCCTACCTAACAACATCAAGTACGTCCAGTGCGACGTCACAAACTGGGACTCGCAAGTGCAAGCCTTCAAAACAGCaatcatctcctccccaacccaagcGCTCGACATCGTCGCCACCTTCGCCGGCACAGCCTTCATGCCAGGCAACCAAGTCGACCACGTCCTCGCCGCCGGCCAGCCCAGCCTCGCCGCCGACCCTGCAAAGCCAAACATTAGGAACATAGAGGTGAATCTGATTGGGGTCTATTACAGCTCCTGGCTGGCGCTGTATTACCTCCGATTGTTGCCTCCTGCTGGTGGTTCGGAAGGTGCAAAGCCGGACAAGTCACTTATCCTGGTCGCCTCAATCGGTGCGTACATGGACAGTCCCAAGGCATCGACCTACCCCGCCAGCAAATTCGGCGTCCGGGGTTTGTTCAGGAGCACGCGCGCCCGGACGCTGGATATCGGCGTCAGGTGCAATTTGCTGGCGCCGTGGTTTGTGGACACGCCGCTTGTGGCGCCGATTAAGAATGCGATGGCGGCTAGGGGGGTTGAAATGGCGAGGGTGCTGGATTTTGTGAGCGTGGAGGCTTGTGTGGAGGCTGCGAGTTATTGTgcggttgatggcggtgtgCATG GACGGGCACTGGCTATTCAGCCTGAGGGGACGTTTGATCTCAAGGATGACTATGAGGATGGGTGGGCGGGGGATCAACTGAGGCCGATtatgaagaggaggaggcaggctGGGTTTGATGCGTGA
- a CDS encoding uncharacterized protein (COG:S; EggNog:ENOG503P4YH; antiSMASH:Cluster_4), giving the protein MLTTRQRACCKRVVTLAGRRCTLPLRTGSEFECLPKTALELCCCLPTFSCSTLQLSPRFFLFFSKTFLPSRTEHSSPSDRKSHTITLKSQDEQLTMAPSQLSALQYAAHAFATIFTGFGINAILRPQHALTFFEFAPPASAADAKMVDSLMAVYGARDIFMGVAIYAAALFGTKKSLGWTLVAASGVAVVDGIVCWSHGQGEWNHWGYAPMITAVGAVLLGILDGAPAPKRN; this is encoded by the exons ATGCTCACCACCAGACAAAGAGCCTGCTGTAAGAGGGTGGTTACACTGGCAGGCAGACGCTGCACCTTGCCGCTAAGGACGGGAAGTGAGTTTGAATGCCTTCCCAAAACGGCATTAGAGCTTTGTTGCTGCCTCCCAACTTTCAGCTGTAGCACTCTCCAACTGTCTCCCCgcttcttccttttcttctccaaaACCTTCCTTCCATCTCGCACTGAGCACAGCAGCCCGAGTGATCGCAAGAGTCACACCATCACAC TCAAATCACAAGACGAACAATTGACAATGGCCCCTTCTCAGCTTTCCGCTCTGCAGTATGCTGCCCACGCTTTtgccaccatcttcaccggCTTTGGCATCAACGCTATCCTCCGCCCGCAACATGCCCTCACCTTCTTCGAGTTCGCTCCCCCGGCGTCCGCTGCCGATGCCAAGATGGTGGACAGCTTGATGGCCGTGTATGGTGCGCGCGACATTTTTATGGGAGTGGCTATCTACGCTGCTGCCCTCTTCGGCACAAAGAAGTCGCTTGGCTGGACCCTCGTTGCCGCTAGTGGTGTTGCCGTGGTTGACGGCATTGTGTGCTGGAGTCATGGGCAGGGAGAGTGGAACCACTGGGGGTATGCGCCCATGATCACCGCCGTTGGTGCCGTACTACTGGGTATTTTGGACGGTGCCCCCGCGCCGAAGCGGAACTAA
- the NOR1 gene encoding NADP-dependent oxidoreductases 1 (SMCOG1001:short-chain dehydrogenase/reductase SDR; COG:Q; antiSMASH:Cluster_4; EggNog:ENOG503P3BH): MMAAIMNGINGKGNYKQTYLITGASRGIGKGLVAAYLLRPDSIVIACVRDVATQSAALESLPKADTSSLVVVKLDCASESDASAAASQLQTNHSITHLDVVIANAAIATNYGPASTMQLEHLQNHMMVNTYSVLLLFQATRLLLQAAKAGNAKFVLVGAPLSTITGMEEYARVPLSAYCVSKLAANWLVRKFHFENKWLVAFIVDPG, from the exons ATGATGGCCGCCATCATGAACGGCATCAACGGCAAAGGAAACTACAAACAGACCTATCTGATAACTGGCGCCAGCAGAG GCATCGGCAAAGGCCTCGTAGCCGcctacctcctccgccccgaCAGCATCGTCATTGCCTGCGTGCGTGATGTCGCGACTCAGTCAGCCGCCCTGGAGTCTCTCCCAAAGGCAGACACCTCGTCCCTCGTAGTCGTCAAGCTGGACTGCGCCTCGGAAAGCGACGCCTCGGCCGCCGCCTCGCAGCTCCAGACCAATCACAGCATCACCCACCTGGACGTGGTCATCGCCAACGCCGCCATTGCGACAAACTACGGCCCCGCCTCGACGATGCAGCTCGAGCACCTGCAAAATCACATGATGGTCAACACGTACTCGGTGCTGCTCCTGTTCCAGGCCACGCGCCTCCTGCTCCAGGCGGCAAAGGCGGGAAACGCAAAGTTTGTGCTCGTCGGGGCACCGCTGAGCACCATCACGGGGATGGAAGAGTACGCACGCGTCCCGCTGAGTGCGTACTGCGTGTCCAAGCTGGCGGCGAACTGGTTGGTGAGAAAGTTTCACTTTGAGAATAAGTGGCTGGTGGCTTTTATTGTGGATCCCGGGTAA
- a CDS encoding uncharacterized protein (COG:K; EggNog:ENOG503P5UP; antiSMASH:Cluster_4): MLDKTAPSPSSAGPPSAQNARKLRDSCTECASSKVKCGKEKPTCSRCVRRGAKCTYMASRRTGRTSSNASKIAAENNPNGATIEVNGGTGLARNERTEPSRPVLRVGTPLNTQSTTMTTTTTNTSAAGDQQTRHSTPGPGPELDAIDPELWSSILSPSGLITCDPASLSPPLTSIGTDVGSLFDLDFHSPMVIDYPVADQTGHGEGRPVSDLTSRINASVTDRDVFASHHLTSEFDWSMVQKPQCCFSIAIDILSRLFPPAPAGCKHPPASQVDTPKARTIESVISENKQTIESLTRLLDCDCSTDQYLISLMTLIALKVMGWYAAAADDAASAHPAAFEWPASQSSSRSRSSVSSGSVASGSLGEQVLRLPTIIGNYCVAGQHQDRMAAQLVLSELHRVQKIVNGLSSRLESIRLRAAQDGGSGASSGSSSVGDVSEQPLGGARAGPLSVPTFTQLEDDLRKRFRVLSSETINVLRRA, translated from the coding sequence ATGCTCGACAAAACAGCTCCGAGTCCATCGTCAGCCGGCCCACCCAGCGCTCAGAATGCCCGGAAGTTGCGGGATAGCTGCACCGAGTGTGCGAGCTCCAAGGTCAAGTGCGGCAAGGAGAAACCCACATGCTCACGGTGTGTTCGTCGGGGGGCCAAGTGCACCTACATGGCGTCAAGAAGGACAGGACGAACCTCGTCCAACGCGTCCAAAATTGCTGCCGAAAACAATCCGAACGGCGCTACCATCGAAGTCAACGGCGGCACAGGCTTGGCCCGGAATGAAAGGACTGAACCATCGAGGCCAGTACTGCGCGTGGGAACGCCCTTGAATACACAGTCCACGACgatgacaacgacaacaacaaacacctccgccgccggggACCAGCAGACCCGCCACAGCACCCCAGGCCCCGGGCCCGAATTGGATGCTATCGACCCCGAGCTGTGGAGTTCCATCCTGTCGCCCAGCGGCTTGATCACGTGTGACCCGGCCAGCCTCTCACCCCCCTTGACAAGCATCGGCACCGATGTCGGGAGTCTGTTCGACTTGGATTTTCATTCCCCCATGGTTATCGATTACCCGGTGGCAGACCAGACAGGGCACGGTGAAGGCCGGCCGGTATCGGATCTAACCAGCAGGATCAACGCTTCGGTCACCGATCGCGATGTCTTTGCCTCTCACCATCTGACGTCCGAGTTCGACTGGTCCATGGTTCAGAAACCACAGTGTTGCTTCTCCATCGCCATCGACATCCTCAGCCGCCTGTTTCCGCCGGCACCAGCTGGGTGCAAGCATCCACCAGCGAGCCAGGTTGACACACCCAAGGCACGCACCATCGAATCGGTCATCTCGGAGAACAAGCAGACCATAGAGTCCCTCACCAGGCTCCTGGATTGTGATTGCTCGACAGACCAGTACCTCATATCGCTCATGACGCTCATTGCGCTCAAGGTCATGGGTTGGTATGCTGCTGCGGCCGACGACGCTGCCTCGGCGCACCCTGCGGCCTTTGAGTGGCCGGCCTCCCAATCTTCGTCCCGCTCCAGATCATCTGTCTCGTCGGGCTCTGTGGCTTCGGGCTCCCTCGGTGAGCAGGTGTTGCGGCTACCTACCATTATCGGCAACTACTGCGTCGCTGGCCAGCACCAGGATCGCATGGCAGCTCAGCTCGTCCTGAGCGAGCTCCACCGAGTGCAGAAAATTGTGAACGGACTGTCATCGCGGTTAGAAAGCATCCGCCTGCGTGCAGCTCAGGACGGCGGTTCCGGGGCTAGCTCTGGGTCGAGCAGTGTGGGCGATGTAAGCGAGCAGCCACTAGGCGGTGCTCGTGCCGGGCCCCTCTCAGTTCCAACCTTCACCCAGCTTGAGGATGACCTGAGAAAGCGATTCCGGGTGTTGTCGTCGGAAACGATCAACGTCCTTCGTCGCGCCTAG